The following are from one region of the Stenotrophomonas lactitubi genome:
- a CDS encoding protein-L-isoaspartate(D-aspartate) O-methyltransferase produces the protein MSPRLRLQPEAVGIGMTSQRVRDRLVDRLREAGIVDESTLNAIRVVPRHLFIDEALASRAYEDTALPIGHGQTISQPWVVARMTEAVLQVTPKKVLEVGTGSGYQAAVLGALGLEVYTVERIGDLLRQARKRFRALGMNIRTKHDDGRVGWAEHGPFDAIVVTAAAPALVDALVEQLAEGGRLVAPVGGAGAQSLVQLDRKDDGSIEQRVLAPVTFVPLLSGMLD, from the coding sequence ATGAGCCCACGCCTGCGCCTGCAGCCGGAAGCGGTCGGCATCGGCATGACCTCGCAGCGCGTGCGTGACCGCCTGGTCGACCGCCTGCGCGAGGCCGGCATCGTCGACGAGTCGACGCTGAACGCGATCCGGGTGGTGCCACGTCATCTGTTCATCGACGAGGCCCTGGCCTCGCGCGCGTATGAAGACACCGCGCTGCCGATCGGCCACGGCCAGACCATTTCGCAGCCGTGGGTGGTCGCGCGGATGACCGAGGCCGTGCTGCAGGTGACACCCAAGAAGGTGCTCGAAGTGGGTACCGGTTCTGGCTACCAGGCGGCGGTGCTCGGCGCGCTGGGGCTGGAGGTCTATACCGTCGAGCGCATCGGCGACCTGCTGCGGCAGGCGCGCAAGCGCTTCCGCGCGCTGGGCATGAACATCCGCACCAAGCACGACGACGGCCGCGTTGGCTGGGCCGAGCATGGCCCGTTCGACGCCATCGTGGTCACCGCCGCCGCACCGGCGCTGGTCGATGCCCTGGTCGAGCAGCTGGCCGAAGGGGGCCGTCTGGTCGCCCCGGTCGGTGGCGCGGGCGCACAGTCGCTGGTGCAGCTTGACCGCAAGGACGACGGCAGCATCGAACAACGCGTGCTGGCGCCGGTCACCTTCGTGCCGCTGCTGTCTGGCATGCTCGATTGA
- a CDS encoding YqaA family protein, with amino-acid sequence MKIFGPLYERAMKWAAHERAPTYLMVLSFFEAIIFPVMPEVMLAPMCVAQPKRGWWFATLSLAGSMVGAVVGYALGHYAFEAVKPMFEALGMLPAIEQGIATVQAKMVESPWAVFTFLVLGGFMPIPMKVFTWASGIVGVPMPQYLLSMLIGRGKRVFVLAAVIRIGGARAEAALRRWIEPLGWIATALVVVLIAWLVWRSKFA; translated from the coding sequence ATGAAGATTTTCGGGCCGCTGTACGAGCGGGCGATGAAGTGGGCCGCGCACGAGCGCGCGCCGACCTATCTGATGGTGCTGAGCTTTTTCGAAGCCATCATCTTCCCGGTGATGCCGGAAGTGATGCTGGCGCCGATGTGCGTGGCCCAGCCCAAGCGCGGCTGGTGGTTCGCCACCCTCAGCCTGGCCGGCTCGATGGTCGGCGCGGTGGTCGGTTACGCGCTGGGCCACTACGCATTCGAGGCGGTCAAGCCGATGTTCGAGGCGCTGGGCATGCTGCCGGCGATCGAGCAGGGCATCGCTACCGTGCAGGCCAAGATGGTGGAGTCGCCCTGGGCGGTGTTCACCTTCCTGGTGCTCGGCGGCTTCATGCCGATTCCGATGAAGGTCTTCACGTGGGCATCGGGTATCGTCGGCGTGCCGATGCCGCAGTACCTGTTGAGCATGTTGATCGGTCGTGGCAAGCGCGTGTTCGTGCTGGCCGCGGTCATCCGTATCGGTGGTGCGCGCGCCGAAGCAGCGCTGCGCCGATGGATTGAACCGCTGGGCTGGATCGCCACCGCGTTGGTGGTGGTGCTGATCGCCTGGCTTGTATGGAGGTCGAAGTTCGCATGA
- a CDS encoding peptidoglycan DD-metalloendopeptidase family protein, with translation MSADRLSKGVRIGALALLVSTLAACGTATVVRPSGSGGSGVSTPKTSVPKPGQNVVVRKGDTIYALARIHDITPADLIAWNNLDNPSTIYPGQVIRLYPAGSGGGRAPTTVVTAPRPGGSTSGGSTAPTPGPAGPVKSNIAWRWPADGAVVGRYVAGDATKQGVDIAGTSGAPVKATANGVVVYSGAGLVGYGELIIIKHSDQWLSAYGHNRKRLVNEGQSVKAGEQIAEMGRTGANRDMLHFEIRYNGKPVDPQQYLPAK, from the coding sequence ATGAGTGCAGATCGTCTGAGCAAGGGAGTGCGCATCGGCGCACTGGCGTTGCTGGTATCCACCCTGGCCGCCTGTGGCACCGCCACCGTGGTCCGGCCCAGTGGCAGCGGCGGTAGTGGCGTCAGCACGCCGAAGACGTCGGTGCCCAAGCCGGGGCAGAACGTGGTTGTGCGCAAGGGCGACACCATCTACGCACTGGCCCGCATCCACGACATCACCCCGGCCGACCTGATCGCCTGGAACAACCTGGACAATCCGTCGACCATTTACCCGGGGCAGGTGATCCGCCTGTATCCGGCTGGGTCCGGTGGCGGCCGTGCGCCGACCACCGTGGTCACCGCACCGCGTCCGGGTGGCAGCACGTCCGGCGGCAGTACCGCGCCGACGCCGGGTCCGGCCGGTCCGGTCAAGAGCAACATCGCCTGGCGCTGGCCGGCCGATGGCGCAGTCGTCGGCCGCTACGTGGCTGGCGATGCGACCAAGCAGGGCGTGGACATCGCCGGCACCAGCGGCGCACCGGTGAAAGCCACCGCCAATGGCGTCGTGGTGTATTCCGGCGCCGGTCTGGTCGGCTATGGCGAGCTGATCATCATCAAGCACAGCGACCAGTGGCTGTCGGCCTATGGCCACAATCGCAAGCGCCTGGTCAATGAAGGGCAGAGCGTGAAGGCCGGCGAGCAGATCGCCGAGATGGGCCGTACCGGTGCCAACCGCGACATGCTGCACTTCGAGATCCGCTACAACGGCAAGCCGGTCGACCCGCAGCAGTATCTGCCGGCGAAGTGA
- a CDS encoding Mth938-like domain-containing protein: MQLNHELPDYAYSLRAADGRSARVNDRVLGRSFFLTPDQLVELWPVTDVTALQVADLEPILALKPALILLGTGERQAFPPAVVMAACLSRGIGLEVMNNPAAARTFNILAGEGRKVAAAFILEG; this comes from the coding sequence ATGCAGCTGAACCACGAACTGCCCGACTACGCCTACAGCCTGCGCGCCGCTGACGGTCGCTCGGCACGGGTGAATGATCGCGTTCTGGGCCGCAGCTTCTTCCTGACGCCAGACCAGCTGGTCGAGCTGTGGCCGGTGACCGACGTCACGGCGCTGCAGGTGGCTGACCTGGAGCCGATCCTGGCACTGAAGCCGGCGTTGATACTGCTCGGCACCGGCGAGCGCCAGGCGTTCCCGCCGGCGGTTGTGATGGCCGCCTGCCTGTCGCGTGGTATCGGCCTGGAAGTGATGAACAATCCGGCTGCCGCGCGCACCTTCAACATCCTTGCCGGCGAAGGCCGCAAGGTGGCGGCCGCCTTCATTCTGGAAGGCTGA
- the yhbY gene encoding ribosome assembly RNA-binding protein YhbY, giving the protein MPTALTPSQTRFLRGQAHDLKALLQTGGKGVTPAFLTELNEVLERHELVKVKVAAEDRDARDVMIGEIVQATDSALVQRIGHVAVLYRPSKEHRQIVLPRG; this is encoded by the coding sequence ATGCCCACTGCCTTGACCCCTTCCCAGACCCGTTTCCTGCGCGGCCAAGCCCACGACCTGAAGGCCCTGCTGCAGACCGGCGGCAAGGGCGTCACGCCGGCCTTCCTGACCGAGCTGAACGAAGTGCTGGAGCGCCACGAACTGGTCAAGGTGAAGGTTGCCGCCGAAGACCGTGACGCCCGCGACGTGATGATCGGCGAGATCGTGCAGGCCACCGACAGTGCGCTGGTGCAGCGTATCGGCCATGTGGCCGTGCTGTATCGCCCGAGCAAGGAACACCGCCAGATCGTGCTGCCGCGCGGCTGA
- the rlmE gene encoding 23S rRNA (uridine(2552)-2'-O)-methyltransferase RlmE: MATRSKSSQRWLKEHFSDPFVKKAQAEGMRSRAAYKLEELLERDRLLKPHMVVVDLGAAPGGWSQQVRRQIGDTGRVLALDILDMPPLAGVEFLHGDFREETVLSEFEAMLGDQPVDLVLSDMAPNKSGVGAVDQPRMMHLAELAMDFADNHLKTGGAFLIKLFQGEGFDDYVRDMRRRYDKVSIRKPEASRKRSPEVYALGQGKRAHMK, translated from the coding sequence ATGGCTACCCGCAGCAAAAGCAGCCAGCGCTGGCTCAAGGAACACTTCTCCGACCCCTTCGTGAAGAAGGCCCAGGCCGAAGGCATGCGCTCCCGTGCGGCCTACAAGCTTGAAGAGCTGCTCGAACGTGACCGGCTGCTGAAGCCGCATATGGTGGTGGTTGACCTTGGCGCGGCGCCGGGCGGCTGGTCTCAGCAGGTTCGGAGACAGATTGGCGATACCGGCCGCGTGCTTGCCCTGGACATCCTGGACATGCCGCCGCTGGCCGGTGTGGAGTTCCTTCATGGTGACTTCAGGGAAGAAACCGTCCTATCGGAGTTTGAAGCCATGCTCGGGGATCAGCCGGTAGACCTTGTGCTGTCGGACATGGCCCCCAATAAGAGTGGTGTGGGCGCGGTCGACCAGCCGCGGATGATGCACCTGGCGGAGCTGGCCATGGATTTTGCCGACAACCACCTCAAGACCGGTGGGGCATTCCTGATCAAGCTGTTCCAGGGCGAAGGCTTTGACGACTACGTGCGTGATATGCGCCGCCGGTACGACAAGGTCTCCATCCGCAAGCCGGAAGCCTCGCGCAAGCGCTCTCCCGAGGTGTATGCCTTGGGTCAGGGAAAACGCGCCCACATGAAGTAA
- the ftsH gene encoding ATP-dependent zinc metalloprotease FtsH, with protein sequence MNDLTKNLLLWVVVAVVLMVVFQSFSPKTSGAGAQGASYSQFLDQVDTGNVQKVAFGGDTRGGTSQITYTTRGGQSSTITAPFDRDLINVLRTKNVEIVQEEPSSGISLGAILMNFLPVILIIGFWLFIMRQMQGGGGGAKGAMSFGKSRAKLQGEDQIKVTFADVAGCDEAKEEVGELVDFLRDPSKFTKLGGKIPRGVLMVGPPGTGKTLLAKAIAGEAKVPFFSISGSDFVEMFVGVGASRVRDMFEQAKKHAPCIIFIDEIDAVGRHRGAGLGGGHDEREQTLNQLLVEMDGFEGGEGVIVIAATNRPDVLDPALLRPGRFDRQVVVGLPDVKGREHILKVHMRKLPLADDVVPMVIARGTPGFSGADLANLCNEAALFAARGNEKEVRMDHFDRARDKILMGAERRSMAMSEEEKTLTAYHEAGHAIVGRLVPEHDPVYKVTIIPRGRALGVTMYLPEGDKYSINRVAINSQLCSLYGGRVAEELIFGPDKVTTGASNDIERATKMARNMVTKWGLSETLGPIAYGEEDDEVFLGRSVTQHKSVSNDTARRIDEEVRSILDKAYARTTELLTANVDKLHAMTQLLLQYETIDAPQIDAIMEGRDPPPPMGWTKSSKDDGGNDKGGDARPLPPIAGPAESI encoded by the coding sequence ATGAACGACTTGACCAAGAACCTCCTGCTATGGGTGGTCGTCGCCGTCGTGCTGATGGTGGTCTTCCAGAGCTTCTCACCCAAGACCTCAGGGGCCGGGGCGCAGGGCGCTTCGTACTCGCAGTTCCTGGACCAGGTGGACACCGGCAACGTGCAGAAGGTCGCCTTCGGCGGCGATACGCGCGGTGGTACCAGCCAGATCACCTACACCACCCGTGGTGGACAGTCGTCCACCATCACCGCGCCGTTCGATCGCGACCTGATCAACGTGCTGCGCACCAAGAATGTCGAGATCGTGCAGGAAGAGCCGTCCAGCGGCATCTCCCTCGGCGCGATCCTGATGAATTTCCTGCCGGTCATCCTGATCATCGGCTTCTGGTTGTTCATCATGCGGCAGATGCAGGGCGGTGGCGGCGGCGCCAAGGGCGCGATGTCCTTCGGCAAGTCGCGCGCCAAGCTGCAGGGCGAAGACCAGATCAAGGTCACCTTCGCCGACGTTGCCGGTTGCGACGAGGCCAAGGAAGAAGTCGGCGAACTGGTCGACTTCCTGCGTGACCCGTCCAAGTTCACCAAGCTCGGCGGCAAGATTCCGCGCGGCGTGCTGATGGTTGGCCCGCCGGGTACCGGCAAGACGCTGCTGGCCAAGGCCATCGCCGGCGAAGCCAAGGTGCCGTTCTTCTCGATCTCCGGTTCGGACTTCGTGGAGATGTTCGTCGGCGTCGGCGCCAGCCGTGTGCGCGACATGTTCGAGCAGGCCAAGAAGCACGCGCCGTGCATCATCTTCATCGATGAAATCGACGCCGTCGGCCGTCACCGTGGTGCCGGCCTGGGCGGCGGTCATGACGAGCGCGAGCAGACCCTGAACCAGCTGTTGGTCGAGATGGATGGTTTTGAGGGCGGCGAAGGCGTGATCGTGATCGCAGCCACCAACCGTCCGGACGTGCTGGACCCGGCGCTGCTGCGTCCGGGCCGCTTCGACCGCCAGGTGGTGGTCGGTCTGCCTGACGTGAAGGGCCGCGAGCACATCCTCAAGGTGCACATGCGCAAGCTGCCGCTGGCCGACGACGTCGTGCCGATGGTGATCGCGCGTGGTACCCCGGGCTTCTCCGGTGCCGACCTGGCCAACCTCTGCAACGAGGCCGCCCTGTTCGCCGCCCGTGGCAACGAGAAGGAGGTCCGCATGGACCACTTCGATCGTGCCCGCGACAAGATCCTGATGGGTGCCGAGCGCCGTTCGATGGCCATGAGCGAGGAGGAGAAGACCCTCACCGCCTACCACGAAGCCGGTCACGCCATCGTCGGCCGCCTGGTGCCGGAACATGACCCGGTCTACAAGGTCACGATCATTCCGCGCGGCCGTGCGCTGGGTGTGACCATGTACCTGCCGGAAGGCGACAAGTACTCGATCAACCGCGTGGCGATCAACTCGCAGCTGTGCTCGCTGTATGGCGGTCGCGTTGCCGAAGAACTGATCTTCGGGCCGGACAAGGTCACCACCGGTGCGTCCAACGACATCGAGCGTGCCACCAAGATGGCCCGCAACATGGTCACCAAGTGGGGCCTGTCGGAGACCCTGGGACCGATCGCCTACGGTGAAGAGGACGATGAAGTGTTCCTCGGCCGTTCGGTCACCCAGCACAAGAGCGTGTCCAACGACACTGCGCGCCGCATCGATGAGGAAGTGCGCAGCATCCTGGACAAGGCCTATGCCCGGACCACCGAGCTGCTGACCGCCAACGTCGACAAGCTGCATGCGATGACCCAGCTGCTGCTGCAGTACGAGACCATCGACGCGCCGCAGATCGACGCCATCATGGAAGGCCGCGATCCGCCGCCGCCGATGGGTTGGACCAAGTCGAGCAAGGACGATGGCGGCAATGACAAGGGTGGCGACGCCCGTCCGCTGCCGCCGATCGCCGGTCCGGCCGAATCGATCTGA
- the folP gene encoding dihydropteroate synthase, with the protein MFDISPQLDCAGRILRLDRARVMGIVNVTPDSFSDGGAHDTTEAAVAHGLKLVEEGADLLDIGGESTRPGAAPVSIDEELRRVVPVIEQLAARTSVPISIDTFKPEVMRAAVAAGAGMINDIFGLRQDGALEAAADTGVPVVLMHMQGEPGHMQADPQYDDVVTEVHGFLVQRLFAAEMAGIAKKNLLIDLGFGFGKSTAHNITLLARSERFLELGVPMLAGLSRKRSLGELTGRESPAERVAASVAAHLIAVQRGARIVRVHDVAATVDALKVWQAVDAVPAVRVDAKPTLRWPDED; encoded by the coding sequence ATGTTCGATATCTCTCCCCAGCTCGATTGCGCCGGCCGCATCCTGCGCCTGGACCGTGCCCGGGTCATGGGGATCGTCAACGTCACCCCGGATTCGTTCTCCGACGGCGGTGCCCATGACACCACCGAAGCGGCGGTCGCGCATGGCCTGAAGCTGGTGGAGGAGGGCGCCGACCTGCTCGACATCGGCGGCGAATCCACCCGCCCGGGTGCGGCGCCGGTGTCGATCGACGAAGAGCTGCGTCGTGTCGTCCCGGTCATCGAGCAGCTGGCGGCGCGCACGTCGGTGCCGATCAGCATAGACACCTTCAAGCCGGAGGTGATGCGTGCCGCAGTGGCTGCAGGGGCCGGGATGATCAACGACATCTTCGGCCTGCGCCAGGATGGCGCGTTGGAGGCCGCGGCAGACACTGGCGTGCCAGTGGTGCTGATGCACATGCAGGGCGAGCCGGGCCACATGCAGGCCGACCCGCAGTACGACGATGTCGTCACCGAGGTGCATGGCTTCCTGGTGCAGCGCTTGTTCGCCGCCGAGATGGCCGGCATCGCCAAGAAGAATCTGCTGATCGATCTTGGCTTCGGCTTCGGCAAGAGCACCGCGCACAACATCACCCTGCTGGCCCGTTCCGAGCGCTTTCTCGAGCTGGGCGTGCCGATGCTTGCCGGGCTGTCGCGCAAACGCAGCCTGGGCGAGCTGACCGGTCGCGAGTCGCCGGCAGAGCGGGTCGCTGCATCCGTGGCCGCACACCTCATCGCCGTGCAGCGCGGTGCCCGTATCGTGCGCGTGCACGATGTGGCGGCGACGGTCGATGCCTTGAAGGTCTGGCAGGCGGTCGACGCGGTGCCCGCTGTCCGGGTGGATGCCAAGCCGACCCTCCGCTGGCCGGACGAAGACTGA
- the miaA gene encoding tRNA (adenosine(37)-N6)-dimethylallyltransferase MiaA has product MAVDQRPLAIAVMGPTASGKTATAIALAQQLDGEIVSVDSALVYRGLDIGSAKPDAGERALAAHHLLDLRDPWQTYSAAEFAADAGRVVADIVARGKTPILAGGTGLYFRALLQGLSPMPEADPAMRDVLSAEAAERGWAALHAELATVDPAAAARIHATDPQRIQRALEVYRLTGTPISEWQRRPGVAPLPVRTLKLILAPRDRAVLHHRIEARFDAMLAQGFLDEVRALRALPDMQAVATPLDLPAVRAVGYRQAWEYLDGEGDEARFRDKSIFATRQLAKRQLTWLRGELDARWFDPHMDGERLAGAVSTFVAR; this is encoded by the coding sequence ATGGCAGTGGATCAGCGGCCGCTGGCGATCGCCGTGATGGGCCCGACCGCCAGCGGCAAGACCGCGACCGCGATCGCGCTGGCGCAGCAGCTGGATGGTGAAATCGTCAGCGTCGATTCGGCGCTGGTCTATCGCGGGCTGGATATCGGTTCGGCCAAGCCTGATGCCGGCGAACGCGCGCTGGCAGCGCACCACCTGCTGGACCTGCGCGATCCCTGGCAGACCTATTCGGCCGCTGAGTTCGCCGCCGATGCCGGCCGCGTGGTGGCCGACATCGTCGCCCGGGGCAAGACGCCGATCCTGGCCGGCGGCACGGGCCTGTACTTCCGTGCGCTGCTGCAGGGACTGTCGCCGATGCCGGAAGCAGACCCGGCGATGCGCGACGTGCTGAGCGCCGAGGCTGCCGAGCGTGGCTGGGCGGCCCTGCATGCCGAACTTGCCACCGTCGATCCCGCCGCCGCTGCACGCATCCATGCCACCGATCCGCAACGCATCCAGCGGGCGCTGGAGGTCTACCGGCTGACCGGCACGCCGATCAGTGAATGGCAGCGCCGCCCCGGCGTCGCCCCGTTGCCGGTGCGTACATTGAAGCTGATTCTGGCGCCGCGCGACCGCGCCGTGCTGCACCACCGCATCGAGGCGCGCTTCGACGCCATGCTCGCCCAGGGCTTTCTCGATGAAGTGCGCGCGCTGCGTGCGTTGCCGGACATGCAGGCGGTCGCCACGCCGCTGGACCTGCCAGCCGTCCGCGCGGTCGGGTATCGCCAGGCCTGGGAGTACCTGGACGGCGAGGGGGACGAGGCCCGCTTCCGTGACAAGTCCATTTTCGCCACCCGGCAACTGGCCAAGCGCCAGCTGACCTGGCTGCGCGGCGAGCTTGATGCGCGCTGGTTCGACCCCCATATGGATGGGGAGCGCCTGGCAGGCGCGGTGTCGACCTTCGTTGCACGCTGA
- the hfq gene encoding RNA chaperone Hfq has protein sequence MSKGQSLQDPFLNALRRERVPVSVYLVNGIKLQGTIESFDQFVVLLRNTVSQMVYKHAISTVVPARNVKVGPGGGYVQSGEDGQAGDEADE, from the coding sequence ATGTCCAAGGGGCAATCGCTGCAGGATCCTTTCTTGAATGCACTGCGGCGCGAGCGCGTGCCGGTTTCGGTGTACCTGGTCAACGGCATCAAGCTGCAGGGCACGATCGAATCGTTCGATCAGTTCGTGGTCCTGCTGCGCAACACCGTCAGCCAGATGGTCTACAAGCACGCCATTTCCACCGTGGTGCCGGCGCGCAACGTCAAGGTCGGCCCGGGTGGTGGGTACGTGCAATCAGGTGAGGATGGTCAGGCGGGTGATGAAGCAGACGAATGA